DNA sequence from the Anaerosporomusa subterranea genome:
CCACTACGCGGACTCAGGCCTTTGCCTGAGCATGCAGCGCAAGTCGCATCCTTACCCTATGATGTGATGGATTCCAATGAAGCAAGGGATATTGTTAAACAAAACCCCAACAGTTTCTTGCGGGTGACAAAATCTGAGGTCGATTTGCCGCCAGACGTTGATTCACATACTGCGGTTGTTTATCAAAAAGCTCAACAGAACTTAGACGAATTTGTTGCTAAGGGGCTGCTACGGCAAGATCAGACCCCCTGTTATTATGTGTATAAACAAAAGTTTGGCGAACATGAACAGATTGGTCTGACAGCCGTAGTCTCAGTTGATGAATACGAAAAAGGCATTATTCGCAAACATGAATTAACCCGTCCGGATAAAGAGCAAGATCGGGTTGATCATATTTTGGCAACAGGTGCTCAGACAGGTCCGGTCTTTATGACCTATAAGGATAACGAGGCGGTCAACGCTTTGCTGGCATCTGCTATGATCACGCCGCCCGAAGTGGCGTTCACTGCTGATGATGGGATCTTTCACAGCTTGTATGTCGTCAGTGATCCGAAGCTAGTATTTGCGATTGAACAAGCTTTCGCTGCGGTTGACCTCCTCTATATCGCAGACGGACACCACCGCTCCGCGGCGGCAGCGCGGGCGCGAGACCAGCGGCGCAGCCAGAACCCTAACCATACAGGTCAGGAAGACTACAATTTCTTTTTAGCTGTGGCATTTCCTCATACAATGATGAAGATCATGGACTACAACCGGGTGGTCAGTGATCTTGCCGGCTTAACTGAGGCAGAATTTCTCAATCAGGTTAGCCAAAAGTTTTTAGTAACCGTCTGGGAAGACGGTGCGATGAAGCCTAGCCAGCCGCAAACCTTCGGCCTATATCTAGCCGGCCGTTGGTATAAACTGACCGCACGGCCTGAGGCTGTTCCGACGGATAGCCTGACAGGACGACTCGATGTCAGTATTCTGCAAGATAGTCTGTTAGCGCCGATCCTCGATATCCAAGATGTGCGGACCGATAAGCGCATCGGTTTTGTTGGCGGCATTCGTGGTATGGCAGAACTTGAGAAGTTAGTTGATAGTGGGCGCTTCGCGGCAGCGTTTTCCCTCTACCCCACTGCTATTGAAGACCTGATGGCTATTGCCGACGCCAATGAAATCATGCCGCCGAAGTCGACGTGGTTTGAGCCGAAGCTTCGCGACGCCATGGTGGTACATCTTATCGGGCGTTGATCTGCCCCCATCTGCGTTGTTAGCCCCGGTAAGCCATTGTTTGCGTACCCGTCCGTACGCGGCACTGCTGGCTTACCGGGGCTGCCTAGCATATGGAGGCACCTGAACGCCCTAGGAACGCGGAACTGAGACGGCGTGGTTGACATTCTCCTCTCGATAGGGGTGGTTCGAAGGGGCGGGGTGTGTTTCATAACTTAGTATTTCCGTAAAAACCAAAAGCGCTAGGCGAAACGATTTTCGCCTAGCGCTTTTTAAACTTTCTAAAAACGAGGAGGCACAGAGATGCCTCTTCTGCACTGGGAAGGACTTTCCAAACGAAAGCCGAATTATTAGTACTAACTCCTCTGTCAGCATATTTGTATAGCGGACAGGCATACTAGTTGCAATGCCACACCTTATGACGAAGGTGCTACCCCCTGCTCTGGCTGTTTAGGCTCGGACTGACTCTGATCTTGGGCTGCGGCAGACTGAAGTGTCACCGCAATACCGCCGATTCGTGGCACCAGCGCATTGAAAATGACCGCACAGGTAAGACCGGTTATGCCGAAGCCGAGTCCGCTGGCAAAGCCGAGGAATAAACCACCAAATATTCCAATCATGTCGCCTTCCGCGATACCAAGCAAAATGCCTAATAGACCGCCGAAACAGACGCCAGTACAGAAGGCAGCCTTCAGTACTGCGATGGGGCTTATCTGGGTTATTACATAGTTGTACAAACCAATTCACCCCTCGCGGGCGTTGATAAAGGCCTAGGCATCACTATTCTCAGCAACAACATCTCGGCCTTTCTGAACGCCCTGAATAGTTGACTAGAATTCAATTAAGGAGGCGGAACCAAATGTCTGACACTATCTACGATATCGCCATTATCGGCGGTGGCCCGGCTGGTCTTTCAGCCGCTCTGACCGGACGTATCCGCAACAAGAAGATACTGCTGTTTGAGCATCTTGGCTTTAGTGAAAAATTGCAAAAGGGCCATACGATCAACAATTATCTTGGCATACCCGCTGTGTCAGGTCAGGAACTGATGAAGCAGTTTGCTGACCACGTACTGAGCTATAGTCCTGAACTGGTCAAGGAAAAGGTTGTCAATATCTTTCCTGGTGACGGCATGTTTACCATCTTGACCTCGAAGTCTACCTATGAAGCCAAGGCTGTAATTATCGCTACTGGCGTAGTTGCCACAGGGCTGTTTGAAGGCGAGAAAGACCTGCTTGGCCGAGGCGTTAGCTATTGCGCCACTTGTGACGGTATGCTCTACCGCGATCAGGATGTAGCTGTCATCTCTTATACGCGTGAAGGTGAACACGAAGCTGAGTACTTAGCCGAAATCTGTCGTCAGGTCTACTATCTACCACAATATAAATCTGAGTTTAGCGCGATGCGATCAAACTTGGCGATCAAGACTGTGCGCCCGCGTGCTTTAAGCAATGAGGCTAACGCCATATCGTTGGCGACTGACAAGGAAAACATCAACGTCGGCGGGGTTTTCATTTTGCGTCAGTCTGATCCGGTGGAAAACCTGCTGCCCGGGATCGAGCTCGAGGGCGAAGTCATTAAAGTCAATCGGGATATGGCGACAAGTATTCCTGGCGTATTTGCTGCCGGCGATTGCACCGGCAAGCCTTGGCAAATCTCACGCGCTACCGGTGAGGGACTAGTCGCCGTACTCAGCGCCATTAGCTATCTCGACTCCCAAGCCAAAGCAGCCGGAGCGTAAACCAGCAGGATAATAAACCAAAGATCGGATAGAGGATGCTGATCAACCGCGAAAAACCGAACTGGCTAAACAGTAACGCCACAGGAAGAATAAACAGTATCGCAGTTTGCAATGGCAGATAGAACTGGCGCGATAGCTTTTCAGCCGTACCATACAGGCTGGCAATTGCAGTTGTGTACATCGCTCCTAGCAGAACGCCCGCATAGAGCCAATAATTCCAGGGATGCTGGATAAGGGAGAGCTCCAACATCGGCACTTCGCTGACAGCCAATTGCTCATAATGCGTTAACAGCAAAACAGTGATCCAAAATGATAGTAATCCCAGCAGTATGCCGCCGGACCAACCACCCGCACGGCGTACGCTTTTTTTTGCCGTCATCCGGCCTAATGGTGCTAAAATGGTTGCACCTAACACTAAATTATACGACAGGTATTGCATACTACTTCCCAGCCAATGCCAACTAAATGGCGGTTGGGGAATATTCTGCAATTCTTGCAGAAATTCCGCACTGCCATGGTACCAAAGAGAATAGATGCCCGCACCCAGCGTCGCTAGTATCAGTAACGGCATAATCAGTAGATTGACAGTCGCAATGCAGTCGACACCGCGAGCTGTAGTATACAGCAACAACACCGCCATCGCGGCTACACCGGCAAGGTACGGCAGATCCAAGAAATCTTGGGCGACCGCTCCTGTGCCTGCCAGCATAATGCATAGACCGCCAAATAAAAATACTACCGTGCAAGCATCTAACGCTGACCCGATTCTTCTGCCGCAGACTTGGTAGAGAATCTGATAATAACCTGTAGCGCCTAATTGATAACCTATATCTAATACATGGCTGCCTAAATAGGCAAAACCCCAGCCAGCCGCCACAACTCCCAACAGGCCCCAAACCCCATAGCAAGCAAAAAACTGTAACAATTCTTGCCCGGAGGCAAATCCAGCGCCAATCACCGTACCCACATAGGCTGCGGCAATCTTCGCCGCGGCTATTGTATCATGGCGGTTAATAGGAACACCTCCCTAAACAAGGCTATATAGCAATTGTATGAAGCAATAGGGCAAAAAAAAACCACGATTCGCAAATCATGGTCAGACCGTTGATAAACGCCCATCTGCGTTGTTAGCCCTGCGGGAGCGCGCTTGCCGTACCTGCGAACGTACTGATGCTATAATGCTCTTTTCTCAACTAGCATCAAGTCTCATAGGTAACAAAGCCTGCGCGCGCTTCCTCGGGCTGCCTAGTGATGCTACTCCGTTTTCCTGCGTCAGATAGTTGCTAGTCTCGTAGGTAACAACATCTGGACATTTCTCAACGGTCTGGAAACTAGGCTTATTCGATGACTAGGGGACGGTCCTTTTTCGTCAAACCTTGCATGTATCTGAGGCAGGAGGAAGAAAAGATTTGAGAGAATATATCCAGAAATCAGGAGGTGCGAATGTCACCGCTTCCATGCAGAAAAGTCTAAGACCTGGAAAATGCGAAGAACATCCGGTATAAAAATGAAGATACGAGAGGTGTTTGCTATACAATCGAAAACAGTCGAACAGTCCAAAGTCAGTATCGGCAATTTGATGCAACCGGAACATGCGAACCCGCCTGGCAATATTCATGGCGGTGAAATTATGAAATTGATGGACAATGCCGCTGCCATCGTCGCACTTAGGCATACCCGGACGAATGTCGCCACTAAACGGGTGGATCAGCTGGTGTTTCATCATCCTGTTCATGTTGGCGACTTTGTCATTTGCAATGCCCAATTGACGTTTGTCGGCAAGAGTTCGATGGAAGTGCTTGTCACCGTATTAGTCGATAATATAACAAAAGATCAACCAACCAAAGTTGCGCTAACTGCATTTTTTACCCTGGTAGCATTGGACGGGAATGGAATGCCTGCGGATGCGCCGCCACTAGCAATCATCACCGAAGAAGAACGCGTCTTATTCGAAGCAGGACGGCAGCGCTATTTGAGCTATAAGCAGCAACGTTTGAGATAAGACTGCGCCCTGAAGCTTTTTCCTTAAAACCTAAAGGCATGTTAACGCAAAGCCCGCGAAGCGTGCAAGCGGCGAAAAGCGGACTTTCAATATAAATTCCCTTTACGTTCTTCGATTCTTCGCGCTCTGCAATACGTCTTCGCCTCCAAGAAAACTGTGCATTAGGCAGCACATTGAGGTCAGGCTTGACGTATTGCGTTATTGGTCGCTCGCTCTTCCCGCCTCTTGTTAAACAGCGCTAGCAAATTTGGTGGTTGTTCTGATTGTAGTTTGTAATCCGGCGCAAGGTCGGTCACCTTTTCGACCGCTGCTTTAAGATCATAATAAACATCCCATTTGGCTTTTACTAGCTCGCTGCCTGTCAAGCGTAACAAATAGGCCGGATGGTAAGTGGCAATGGCTTCTATACCGTATTTTGTATTAAACCAGACGCCGCGGTCACGAGTGATCCGGGCATCTGGACTTTTTAGATATTTTAACGCTACACTGCCGAGAGCGACAATGACTTTCGGCATTACTGACTCGACCTCTTTGTCCAGCCATAAGTTGGCGCAAAAGCAAGCTTCATCGAGTGTTGGTGTGCGGTTGCCCTGTGGGCGGCATTTGATGATATTTGATGTATATATGCGATCACGTGTAGCTTTCACGCTAGCCAGGGCTTTATCCAGCAGTTGACCGGAGGGGCCGACCAGCGGTACACCGTACTGATCCTCGACGCCGCCCGGACCTTCACCGATAAACATAAAGGGTGATTGTGGCGAACCATTATATGATGTTGGTCCGATAGCGCTTTTTCGTAGCGGGCAGGCGTTGCAGGCAAGCAAGGATTGCTCTAGGGCGGAATGGTTTTGTGCCATAATAGTCACCTCGCTCCAGTAATTCGACTGTAGACGATAAAATTCCTATGTTATCGGCAATTTTAGCGCATCAGGATACAGGATTTTACCTCGTGAGGCAGAAAGGAGTTATTAAGTACAATCGGTTCTATTCTGTAATAACAAGGAGGGGTGTCTTTTGAACAAGGACTTTACTTGCCTGTTTGCTGGCGAGGCCGGTTATGGGGTAATGAGCGCAGGCTCAACGCTGGCTAAGGCTGCTGGTCGTAACGGATTGTGGGCGTTTGTTGTTAACGAGTACCCGTCTCTGATTAAAGGTGGCCTGAATACTTGCCTGGTTCGCCTGGCCGCTTCACCGCTGCAGGCGCATGAGGAGTCGCTTGACTTTTTTGCCGGTTTATCGCAAGAGGGGCTTGAACAAAATTACTCCCGCTTAAAGCCTGGCGCTGCACTTTTGGTTGACACGGCGATTAAAGTGGAAAGCAGCCGTTTGCCGTCAGACGTGCGGGTTTATCTGTTGCCTCTTATCCAAAAGGGCAGCGGCGATGTCGCTAAAATCATGTCCAACAGCGCGATGCTGGGGGCGTTTTGTGCGATCAGCGGTTTCCCGCTGGAATTGGTCGAAACTGTCCTAGCAGGCGAGTTTAAGCCGGAAGTATTTGCGAAAAACAGGGAATTGTTGCGTGCGGCGTTTGAACTTGCTGCTGAACAAGCTGTTGTTGCCTCGTTCCCATTACCTGTTGGCGCAAATCCAGCGCAAAAGATGTTGATCAATGGCAATGATGCGATTTCGATGGGGGCAATTCAGGCAGGCTGCAAATTTGCAGCAGGCTATCCAATGACCCCCGGATCCAGTGTGCTGACCTATTTGGCTGATCATGGGCCTCAGTTTGGCTTGGTGTTTAAACAAGCAGAGGATGAAATTGCCGCGATGAATATGTTGATCGGCGCTGGCTATGCCGGTGTGCGGGCGATTGGCTCCACCAGCGGCGGCGGCTTCGCGCTAATGGTAGAGGCGCTAGGCTTTGCCGGTTTGGCCGAAGTACCTGTTGTCATGGTTAACGCGCAACGCGGTGGTCCCAGCACTGGACAACCGACCCGTACAGCCCAGGCCGACTTGGCGTTTGTGATTAATTCCTCGCAAGGCGAATTTCCCCGGATTGTACTCGCAGTTGGCGATGTCGAGGAGTGCTTTGTTGAGACCTTCCGGGCCTTTAACTTAGCTGAGAAGTACCAGATTCCAGTGATTATTCTCACTGATAAATATCTCGCCGACTCTTCAGTGACTCATCCATTCTTTAACACAAATGGTTTAACCATTGAACGCGGCAAGTTGGCAGATGAGACTTGGCTGGCAGCCAATCGGCCGTATAAACGCTACGAGTTCACCGATGATGGCGTCTCGGTCCGCGCTGTGCCGGGAATGGCCGGTGGCCGTCATATAGCGACAAGCTATACCCATGGCGAGGACGGCTTTTATAGTTCCGGCAACCGCGAATATGCGGCAACCGAACCGGAAATTACGGTGAAAGCACTGGATAAGCTGTTTGCGAAGGAACCACATATTCTTGCAGAGCTTCCGGCTGTCAAACTTCATGGGCCGGAGACAGCTGACCTCACGCTTGTTGCTTGGGGCTCGACCAAAGGCGCTGCGCTTGAGGCCATGGAACTGGCCAAGGCTGCCGGTTTGAGCGTCAATCTACTGCAGGTGCTATATATGTCGCCGTTCCCGGCGGCAGCGGTTGAGGCTGTGCTCGGCAAGGCAAAACATACTCTGTTGCTTGAGGGCAATAAAACGGCGCAGCTAGGGGCGCTGATCCGCATGCACACCGGTATCTATATCGACGATAACTATTTGAAATACGATTCGCGGGCGTTTACGCCATCGCTTATTTTAGAGAAAATCAAGGAGGTGCTGGCATGAGCGCGAGTGATGTCAATCTCCAGTATGTTCCTACCTGGTGCCCCGGTTGCGGCAATTTCGGTATTTTCAATTCGTTGAAAAAGGCGTTTGCCACGCTGCAGCTCGACCTTGAGCAAACTGTTCTCGTCAACGGTATCGGCTGCTCCAGTAAAATTGGTCAATATGTTAACTGCTATCGCATCGAGACCTTGCATGGTCGCAGCTTGCCAGTTGCGACCGGCGTCAAGTTGGCCAATCATAGCCTGACCGTTATCGCCGAGGGCGGCGATGGCGACGGCATGGGTCTGGGCATGGGCCACTTTGTCCATACCGCCAGAAGAAACCTTGATATTAGCTACTTCATTCACAACAACCAGGTCTATGGACTGACCAAGGGACAGACCTCGCCGACAAGCGAACCGGGCATGCTGACTAAGTTTACGCCGCCGCCGCTCGGCAATGTCGAGCGTCCGGTTAACATTGTTGACATGGCGATCAGCCTTGGCGCTAGCTTTGTCGCCCGCTCCTATACGGGTGACATGAACCATTTGGCTGATATGATGGCTCAGGCGATTAGTCATCGCGGCTTTGCGGTTCTTGACATCCTGCAGCCCTGCGTGTCGTTCAATGCCATCAATACCTATGCCTGGTATCAACAGCGAGTCCGCCGCATCGCCGAGACCCACGATCCGGAAAATCGTGATCAGGCACGGGCTCTGGCAGGGCTATGGGGAGACGAGATCCCTGTCGGTGTATTTCTGCGTGAAGAGCGTCCTACGTTTGCCGACTCACTGGCGCAGCTAAAAGACGGACCGCTGGCTTCCCGCCCGCTCGAGGGTGCGGATATCAGCGGACTAATGGAAGAACTGGCCTAGTAGAGCAGGGGATAAGCTGCGACGAACCACAGAGTACACAGAGGTCGCAGAGTGGACACAGAGGGATCGAAACAGTGATTTTTAACACAAATCCCGTATTCCTCTGCGGGTGCCCTCCTCATACTCTGCGTACTCTGCGGTTAGCGTACTCTGTCCCTCCGTAGGCTCCATCTACCCACCGGCTCTTGTGATGTTCACTGCAAAATCCCGTTGACAAACCAGAATGAGCATGGTATAGTAAACGAAACAAAGACGTTTAGAGACTATAACAGGTCTCCGAACGTCTTTGTTTTATACCGTAAAATTAATGATATCATCATTAATAGAAATGTGATGAATGAAACGATTATTTGTTTGTCAAAGGAGCACTGCTTTTATGGAGACCAATGGCAAGGAGCTAAATGCTCTGCTGCAAAGGATGATTGACATCTCTAGTGATTCACCTACCTATGAAAAGCTGGCGCATTATATTGAAAAAAACTACATACGGATTATCTTTATGACAGCTGGAGAGTTAGCCAACGAAATCGATAGTAGTCAAGGCAGTGTTTCACGATTCTGCATCGCGTTAGGTTATCGCGGCTTCAATGATTTCCAACGCAGTTTGCAAAAGTTCGTTAGTAAAGAAATTACTGTTCCGCAGCGGCTGCAATATATTTCTCAGAATCAAAGCAGTCATAAAATTCGCAGCATCCTCACGATGGAACATAAGAATATTGATGAACTCGAAGCCATATTGTGTCAGCCATCTTATAGCGAGCTTGTCAAAAAAATCGTATCGGCTGAAGAGATTGTGCTGTTATCTGCGAGAATGTCGGCAACCCTGCTGCCTTATACCTTTTACGTGTTAAATAAAATCAGAAATGGCGTTTTTCAAGTGACGCCGGAACATCCTTCGTGGGAAACCTTAAATCTGCGTTATCCTAAAACCACCTTGGTGTTTGCCATCTCTTTTCCCCGCTATCCTAACGTGTTAGTCAATAAACTGCAAGAGCTGCGGACAGAGGGATTCTCGATTGCGGCTATTACCGACAGCATGATTTCTCCGATTGCTAATTTAGCGGATCCGATTATTCATGTTCCCATTACCATATCGTCGATTTTCGATATTTATAGTACACCAATGATGTTTTTAAATCTTTTGCTGCGAGATGTGGCAAAAGAAATAGATGGGCTGGACCAGCGATTAAGTCGATTTGAAAGCATGGATTCATTAAATAATATTTATTATAAAAGCACAGCAGACACTAATTAATTCGACCGAATAATGCATATATGTTTTGTTGGCAAACAAAGGCGTTTGACATGTAATCACTAGCGATGTGGTTATGTCTAAACGTCTTTTTGTTTAAAATAGCGAAGCCCTAGTACCTTGCATCACCTAAAAATTTGGCTTATATTGCGGTCTTTTTTCGTCCTGCTTCGTTGTCGTCGCCTTACAGATTCTCGATCTGCGCGGCTTCTCCGCCTCGCAAGACAAAAAAATCTCCACAATCTAATCTCAAACTTTAAGTGACGCAAGGTACTAGGTTTCGTCCAATATATAAGTAAACTGAGCAATGATTTAAATTTGAGAGGAAGATGTACAAATGAAAAAGCTAATCAGTTTATTGGCTGTGGCGGTCTTCACGTTTCTATTGGCAGGGTGTTCCGGCGGCAATGCGCCGACGGCAAAAAGTGACAGTGTGCTGGCAAAGATTAAGAAGGATCAAGTGCTTACGGTCGGCACAGACGCTACCTTTAAGCCATTTGAGTATAAGAACAATGGAAAGTACGAAGGCTTTGATATTGATTTAATCGAAGCAGTGGCTAAAGAATTGGGCGCAAACAAGGTTGAATATGTAGATACCGAATTTAAGGGCCTGATTCCCGGCTTGCTGGCAAAAAAATATGATTTGGTTGTTTCAGCCATGTATATTACTGATGAACGCAAGCAGACGATTAATTTCTCTGACACCTATTTTCCCGGCGGACTGTCTATTATGATTAAAAATTCCAATACGGCGGTCAAAGGAATTAATGATCTGAAGGGTAAGAAAGTTTCGGTTCAAATCGGAACGAAATCGGCTAAATATCTGGAAGAAAAGTATAAAGATATTATCCTGGTCAAGGTAGAAACCAATAATGATATGTTCATGGAATTGGAAACCGGCAAAGTTGACGCGGTGGTTACCGGCTTGCCTGCTGCCAAGACGTACGCTAAAGCAAAGGGAACAGTCAAGGTGCTGCCAGAAACACTAACCGAGGAATTCTATGGCTATGGCCTGCGCAAAGATGATGCAGAATTAGCGAAGGCGGTAAACGCGGCGTTGAAAAAAGTCAAAGATAATGGTACTTATGATCAAATCGTTAAAAAGTGGTTCGAGTAATTCTTCTACAGTAAAAGGGGGCAGATGCTTCTGCCCCTACCGATCATACGGAGGAATTTGTTATGGCATTTGATTTTTCGGTCATATTCCTTGGACAGAATGTTCACTTTCTGTTATATGGGTTACTATCTACGATCTTCTTTTCTGTATCAAGCTTTGCGTTGAGCCTATTGATTGGTACGGTTATTGCTTTCGGACAACTATCCAGCGTAACGATATACCGAGCCTTTTCTCTAGCCTATCTATCGTGGTTTAGGGCGACTCCCTTGCTGGTTCAGTTATTCATGCTTTACTATGGTCTTCCGCTTGTACTGCATGTGGATACGGTTGCCTGGATTTCCGGCATTATTGCGCTGGGGATGTATAGTGGTTCTTATTCCTCGCAAATTATCCGGGGAGCGATTCAATCGATTGACCGCGGACAGATGGAGGCGGGACGCTCCTTAGGGTTTTCTTATCCGCAAACTATGCGAAAGATCATTATTCCACAGGCCTTCTTGCGTATGCTTGCACCTTTGACGAATGAATTCATCTCTCTAACCAAAAATTCTTCCCTGCTGTCAACGATAACCGTTGTCGAGTTATTCCGGCAAGCAAATATCCTGATTGCCGATACCTACCGGACCATGGAGTTTTTAGTCGCAATCGCTGTTCTTTATTATCTCTTCAACAATTTGATCGGTTATGTGGGAATGGCGTTAGAAACCCGGTTTCGTACAGGAGGAGAATTGCAATGATCCATATTACCTGCTTAAATAAGTTCTTTGGTCAGCATCATGTGTTAAAGAACATTGACCTTACGATTGAACAAGGCAAGGTATTTGTCATTATCGGCCCGTCCGGCTCTGGGAAAAGTACGCTGCTGCGGTGTATTAACTATCTGGAGACCTATAGTGATGGCGAGATCACCATTGATGGGAAACCGATGGGGCGAAAATTAATCAAGGGTCAGTCGGTGGAAATCCCAGCGTCAGAGTTGAATCAAGCCAGGCAGGACGTCGGGATGGTATTTCAATCCTTCAATCTGTTTCCCCACAAGACGGTTCTGCAAAATATCACGATGGCGCCGCAGTCGCTAAAAGGGATGAGCGCTGCCGAGGCGGAAGCCTTAGCCATGCAGCTGCTGAAGAAAGTGGGCCTTGAGGAGAAAGCCCATGTGCTGCCATACAATTTGTCCGGCGGGCAAAAGCAGCGGGTCGCAATCGCCCGAGCTCTGGCGATGCAGCCGAAGGTGATGCTGTTTGACGAACCGACCTCTGCCCTAGATCCTGAAATGGTTGGCGAAGTGCTGCAAGTGATGAAGCAGTTGGCCAAGGAAGGCATGACGATGGTCATTGTCACTCACGAGATGCGGTTTGCGAAAGATGCAGCTGATCAAGTTCTCGTGCTGGATAATGGAATCATTATTGAGCGAGACAAACCGGATAAAATATTCGTCAATCCTACCCACCCCCGCACCAAAGAATTTCTCAGCAAGGTTCTGGAGAATTAGCCTGACTGCGCTGACGCTACATCAGGCAAGAAAAGAGGCAATCACGATGACCGATTCACTCTCAGTCAACAAAAACAGAATTCAGGCGCGGCTGCAGGCTCTGGCTGCCATAGGCAAAAATGCCGAAGGCGGTATTGACCGCAGTTTCGGCAGCGCCGCCGATTTGGCAGCCAGAGCGCATGTTATCGCAGTGTTGAAAAACGAAATTGGCGCAGCCGTATCGATTGACCCGGCTGCTAACATATGGGCCGGAGTCAATGAACACTCCCCTTTGCCGCCAATCGCCGTAGGCTCCCATCACGACACGGTGCTGAACGGCGGCATGTATGACGGCGCCTTAGGCGTTATTTTAGCCATAGAAGTGCTTCAGGTAGTAAAGGAAACGAACTATCCCCTGCGGCATCCAGCGGCGATGGTCTCGTTTACCGCCGAAGAACCGAATCCATTTAATCTATCGACACTTGGCAGCCGACTCGCAACGGGAAAGTTAGACCCTGACAAGCTGCTGCAGATAGAAGATACTGTTCATCACATCAGCTTAGCGGATGCGCTGGCAAAAGCAGGCGGCTCGATAACCAATCTGACGGCAGCCAGACTGCAGCCTGGCCAATTGAGCGCCTTTATTGAATGCCATATTGAGCAGGGCAAACGATTGGATAGCCGGGAGATCCCCCTGGCTGTAGTATCCCATATAACCGGTATCTACCGGGAAACTGTTCATGTTTGCGGTGAAGCCAATCACGCGGGGACTACGCTGATGAATGACCGGCACGATGCCTTATTGACGACGTCCGAGTTTTGTCTCGCTTTTGAAAAAGTACTTAAAGCAGTCAATCGAGACGACGTGGTCGGTACCATCGGGCAGATGGAGCTATTTCCTAACTCGGTTAATATTATACCTGGCGAGGCCTCGTTGACGATGGAGATTCGTACTCCTGATCAGGCTGTGTTATCCGCGATTCTTGCCGATTTAGCCAAGTGTGTTGAAGAGATTGAAACAGCCCGGGGTGTAAGCATCCAGCGGAGCGTGCTGTTAAATCAAGACTCTGTCGCCTTGGATGATACGATTATGGCTGCCATGGTAAGAGAAATCGAGCTGATGGCGGAGCCCTGCGTCACACTAGCCAGCATGGCGGGGCATGATGCCACTCATCTGGCCAGCATAA
Encoded proteins:
- a CDS encoding MurR/RpiR family transcriptional regulator — translated: METNGKELNALLQRMIDISSDSPTYEKLAHYIEKNYIRIIFMTAGELANEIDSSQGSVSRFCIALGYRGFNDFQRSLQKFVSKEITVPQRLQYISQNQSSHKIRSILTMEHKNIDELEAILCQPSYSELVKKIVSAEEIVLLSARMSATLLPYTFYVLNKIRNGVFQVTPEHPSWETLNLRYPKTTLVFAISFPRYPNVLVNKLQELRTEGFSIAAITDSMISPIANLADPIIHVPITISSIFDIYSTPMMFLNLLLRDVAKEIDGLDQRLSRFESMDSLNNIYYKSTADTN
- a CDS encoding transporter substrate-binding domain-containing protein; amino-acid sequence: MKKLISLLAVAVFTFLLAGCSGGNAPTAKSDSVLAKIKKDQVLTVGTDATFKPFEYKNNGKYEGFDIDLIEAVAKELGANKVEYVDTEFKGLIPGLLAKKYDLVVSAMYITDERKQTINFSDTYFPGGLSIMIKNSNTAVKGINDLKGKKVSVQIGTKSAKYLEEKYKDIILVKVETNNDMFMELETGKVDAVVTGLPAAKTYAKAKGTVKVLPETLTEEFYGYGLRKDDAELAKAVNAALKKVKDNGTYDQIVKKWFE
- a CDS encoding amino acid ABC transporter permease; amino-acid sequence: MAFDFSVIFLGQNVHFLLYGLLSTIFFSVSSFALSLLIGTVIAFGQLSSVTIYRAFSLAYLSWFRATPLLVQLFMLYYGLPLVLHVDTVAWISGIIALGMYSGSYSSQIIRGAIQSIDRGQMEAGRSLGFSYPQTMRKIIIPQAFLRMLAPLTNEFISLTKNSSLLSTITVVELFRQANILIADTYRTMEFLVAIAVLYYLFNNLIGYVGMALETRFRTGGELQ
- a CDS encoding amino acid ABC transporter ATP-binding protein, which codes for MIHITCLNKFFGQHHVLKNIDLTIEQGKVFVIIGPSGSGKSTLLRCINYLETYSDGEITIDGKPMGRKLIKGQSVEIPASELNQARQDVGMVFQSFNLFPHKTVLQNITMAPQSLKGMSAAEAEALAMQLLKKVGLEEKAHVLPYNLSGGQKQRVAIARALAMQPKVMLFDEPTSALDPEMVGEVLQVMKQLAKEGMTMVIVTHEMRFAKDAADQVLVLDNGIIIERDKPDKIFVNPTHPRTKEFLSKVLEN
- a CDS encoding hydantoinase/carbamoylase family amidase; amino-acid sequence: MTDSLSVNKNRIQARLQALAAIGKNAEGGIDRSFGSAADLAARAHVIAVLKNEIGAAVSIDPAANIWAGVNEHSPLPPIAVGSHHDTVLNGGMYDGALGVILAIEVLQVVKETNYPLRHPAAMVSFTAEEPNPFNLSTLGSRLATGKLDPDKLLQIEDTVHHISLADALAKAGGSITNLTAARLQPGQLSAFIECHIEQGKRLDSREIPLAVVSHITGIYRETVHVCGEANHAGTTLMNDRHDALLTTSEFCLAFEKVLKAVNRDDVVGTIGQMELFPNSVNIIPGEASLTMEIRTPDQAVLSAILADLAKCVEEIETARGVSIQRSVLLNQDSVALDDTIMAAMVREIELMAEPCVTLASMAGHDATHLASITRSGMLFVRSINGKSHCPEENSRLQDIEKAGNVLLNTILRLDKELDAE